The Couchioplanes caeruleus nucleotide sequence CCCGGTCGCCGCCCAGCACGAGCGTCGGCGCGGAGATCCGGCGCAGGTCGTCCTCCACGCGGTTGTGGACGGAATGCCCGATCGTCGACCAGACCCGCCACGGGCGCGCGTCGTACACGTCCCGGACCAGGATCACGGCCTGCCGCTTGACCTCTCCCGGCAGGTCGGCGAACCACCGGCCGACCAGCCCGCGCCGGCTGCGCGCCGCCGGGTCGGCCGTCGGGCTGGCCAGCACCAGCGCGGCCACCGCATCCGGACGCCGGCGGGCGAGCGCGGCGGCGACCTCGGCGCCGAACGAGTGCCCCAGCACGGCCACGCGGTCCAGCCCGTGCGCGTCCAGCCACGCCGAGACGAACGCGGCGTGCTCCTCGACGTCGTACGCGCGCCCCGGCCTGCCGCTCAGCCCGAAGCCCGGCAGGTCGGGCACGAGCACGGGGTGCCGGTCGGCCAGGGCGTCGGCGGTGGGCATCAGGTAGCGGTGCGACACCGCCAGCCCGTGCAGCATCACCACGGGCAGGGCGTCCACCGGCCGGGCCCGGACCCGCTCGTGGGTACGGATGCCGGCCACGGTCGACCAGCGGCTGACCCAGCCCCGGTACGGGCGGGGAGCGGAGAGAGCCAGACGGAGCATGCCTCCTGGTACCCGCCCAGGGACGTCTCAGACGTCCCGGACGACCCTGTCCCGGCCCTCGCGCTTGGCCACGTACAGGTTGCGGTCCGCCAGCGACAGCACCGACGACGGGGTGCCCCGGCCGTCGTCGGAGGTGGTCACGCCGATGCTGGTGGTCACCGGCAGCGTGCCGGTGATCGGCCCCCAGTTGTACGCGCGGATCCGCAGCCGCAGCCGCTCGCAGCGCTCGGCCGCCTCCTCCAGGCCCATCCCCGGCATGATCAGCAGGAACTCCTCGCCGCCCATCCGCGCGGCGATCATCGGCCCGGTCGCCGCCTCCAGCAGCAGCTCGGCGACGTGCTGCAGCACCGTGTCGCCGGTGCTGTGCGACAGCGTGTCGTTGATCCGCTTGAAGTGGTCCAGGTCCAGGATCGCCAGCGACATCGGCGTACGCCGTACCACCGCCTCACCCAGCAGCGCGGGCAGCCGCTCGTTGACGTACCGCCGGTTGTAGAGGCCGGTCAGCGCGTCGCGGTGGGCCATCTCCCGGAAGTGCTCGCTGGTCCGGCGCGCCTCGGTCGCCTCGAACACCGCCTGCAGCGCCCTTGCCCGCGCCTCGCGCTGCGCCGAGTGCAACGCCGTCGTCGCCCTGTGGAACGCGCGGTGCTCCTCGTACGCCTGCTCGAACCTGCCCGTGGCGGCGTACAGCGCGGCCTGCTCCTCGCGGGCCTGGGCGCGTACCCGATCCAGGCCGCGCTCCTCGGCCATCACGACCGCCCGGTCGAGTGCCTGCTGCGCCGCCTCCGGGCGGCCGTCCAGCCGGCGTGCCTCCGCGAGGGTGAGCAGGCACACGGCCGGCGTGTCACCCTCGTTGGCCTCGACCTTCGACTGGCCGTCGTCGAGCATGACGTGCAGCGTCTCCTCGACGGCGTCGTAGCGCCCGCCCATCATCTCGATCCGGGCGATGGTGTCCAGCTCCATCGCGCTGAAGGTGCGCGGGCTGCGCGTCTGCACCTCCCGCATCTGCGCGACCAGGGCCCGGGCGCCGGCCTCGTCGTCGTTCTCGAACGCCGTGTACGCCATGTTGTTGAGGATGTTCAGGCTCAGCTCGACGTCGCCGACCTCGGTGGAGATGGCCAGCGCCTCCCGGAACCGGCGGTCGCCCTCCGCGATCGACCCGCTCTCGTCCAGCGCCACCGCCAGCGTCATGAGATGCCGGGCGCGGATGCTCAGCGGCTCGTCGTCGGTCAGGTGCGAGTAGCACTGCACCGCGTGGGTGAGCCCCTCGGCCAGGTCGCCGACCTGCCGGTAGAAGATCGACAGCACCCGGTGCGAACGCGCCAGCAGGAAAGGGTGTTCGCGCTCCTGGGCCCAGGCGAGAACCTGATGCGCCCAGCGGCCGCCCCGCTCGGACCGGCCCTCCCGGACCAGCACGTGGGCGCGCACCAGCCGGGCCCGCATCGCGAGCTCCTCGAGGCCCAGGGCTTCGGCCCGCCGCTCGACGGTCGCCGCGGGCACGGCGGTCGACCGGTACCTCGACTGCGGGCGCGCCTCGAGCTCCACCAGGGTGGCCTCGAGCTGGGCGCGCTCGTCCGCGACCACGACCGTCGCGGGTGCCGCCTCCGTCGTCACAGGACCGCCTTCCCCGGGTCCTCGGGTGAGGTCCTCGGCATCCCTCTCCGATCGGACGGCGGCAGTCAGTACTGAGGTGTCGGCCGGGTGCAGATCGGTTGCCGCGTCATCGGCGGTCGGTGCAGATCGGCCGGCTCGCGGCGACCTTGTCGACGGTGTAGACGACGGCGACGGAGAAGCAGTAGTTGTTCTGTTCGTTGAGGCCGTACACGACGTAGTCGGTGGTCCCCGCGGGCAGCTGCTGGAAGGCCCGCTGCTCCTGCCCGGCCCGGCCGCCGGAGATCAGCACCGGCCCCTCGGAGCCCTTCGGATAGCGCCAGGTCAGCGCCACGCTGTCCCGGCGGTCCCGCAGCCGTACGTCGACCGGCGCGATCGGATTCACCGTCCCGGACGGCGCCGGGGTCGCCGCACCCGACGGCGGGGCGGCGGCGGGCGCGCTCGTGGCGGGTGCCGTGGTGGCCGCCGCGCCGACCGG carries:
- a CDS encoding alpha/beta fold hydrolase → MLRLALSAPRPYRGWVSRWSTVAGIRTHERVRARPVDALPVVMLHGLAVSHRYLMPTADALADRHPVLVPDLPGFGLSGRPGRAYDVEEHAAFVSAWLDAHGLDRVAVLGHSFGAEVAAALARRRPDAVAALVLASPTADPAARSRRGLVGRWFADLPGEVKRQAVILVRDVYDARPWRVWSTIGHSVHNRVEDDLRRISAPTLVLGGDRDTVAPLPWRTRVAQLTGGVSVTLPGAAHNALTTAGPAAADAIATHLAMPASAPR
- a CDS encoding GGDEF domain-containing protein, which produces MTTEAAPATVVVADERAQLEATLVELEARPQSRYRSTAVPAATVERRAEALGLEELAMRARLVRAHVLVREGRSERGGRWAHQVLAWAQEREHPFLLARSHRVLSIFYRQVGDLAEGLTHAVQCYSHLTDDEPLSIRARHLMTLAVALDESGSIAEGDRRFREALAISTEVGDVELSLNILNNMAYTAFENDDEAGARALVAQMREVQTRSPRTFSAMELDTIARIEMMGGRYDAVEETLHVMLDDGQSKVEANEGDTPAVCLLTLAEARRLDGRPEAAQQALDRAVVMAEERGLDRVRAQAREEQAALYAATGRFEQAYEEHRAFHRATTALHSAQREARARALQAVFEATEARRTSEHFREMAHRDALTGLYNRRYVNERLPALLGEAVVRRTPMSLAILDLDHFKRINDTLSHSTGDTVLQHVAELLLEAATGPMIAARMGGEEFLLIMPGMGLEEAAERCERLRLRIRAYNWGPITGTLPVTTSIGVTTSDDGRGTPSSVLSLADRNLYVAKREGRDRVVRDV